From one Methanolobus chelungpuianus genomic stretch:
- a CDS encoding glutaredoxin domain-containing protein has product MGNVPVMIFVRGGCPFCSKLMEELQRRGCDFCALNIDNRANIDYLARLNLLVKAAPLVQTPNDFYVLHDLFLDYSPGSFNEALIDRIVQDMTCICN; this is encoded by the coding sequence ATGGGAAACGTTCCGGTGATGATCTTTGTCAGGGGAGGGTGCCCGTTTTGCTCTAAGCTCATGGAAGAGCTGCAGAGGAGAGGGTGTGATTTTTGCGCTTTAAACATTGACAACAGAGCAAACATTGATTATCTTGCGAGGTTGAACCTGCTTGTCAAGGCAGCACCTCTGGTCCAGACACCTAACGATTTCTATGTGCTTCATGATCTTTTCTTGGACTATTCTCCTGGCAGTTTTAATGAAGCATTGATCGACAGGATAGTTCAGGATATGACATGTATTTGCAACTGA